The Candidatus Zixiibacteriota bacterium genome contains a region encoding:
- a CDS encoding 2-phosphosulfolactate phosphatase — protein MHVDLFLTPIPFEKSSFENRTVVVIDVLRATTSICAALKAKAKGVIPADGPGEAGDLRSKLGSDIAVLAGERNGVKIDNFTLGNSPAEFTEASVGGKFVIMTTTNGTPVFGRTHSAKLVIACALVNLSVVATKIAEEDCDVTIVCSGREGSFSIEDTICGGILLHQLQVVHKKEFRTNDAGSLAQLLYRSNKTAIRPTIQQGEHARFLTSIGFGGDVEIATDIDSIPVLPILRDGRLVLEQSVSLLDAV, from the coding sequence ATGCACGTTGATCTTTTCCTCACGCCTATACCATTCGAGAAATCGAGTTTCGAAAACCGCACCGTGGTTGTTATCGATGTTCTCCGTGCCACCACGTCAATTTGCGCCGCCTTGAAAGCTAAGGCCAAGGGCGTTATTCCCGCTGATGGCCCGGGGGAAGCCGGCGATCTCAGGTCAAAGCTTGGCTCAGACATTGCAGTACTTGCCGGCGAGCGAAACGGAGTCAAGATAGATAACTTTACACTCGGCAATTCTCCTGCCGAATTCACCGAGGCATCTGTGGGCGGCAAGTTCGTCATTATGACAACGACCAATGGCACACCTGTGTTTGGGCGGACCCACTCGGCAAAGCTCGTTATTGCCTGCGCACTGGTCAATCTCTCAGTGGTTGCGACCAAAATCGCCGAGGAGGATTGCGATGTGACTATTGTCTGCTCAGGACGCGAGGGGAGTTTTTCCATCGAAGACACAATCTGCGGCGGGATTTTGCTTCATCAACTGCAGGTGGTCCATAAGAAAGAATTTCGCACAAACGATGCTGGCTCGCTGGCGCAATTGCTCTATCGTTCGAACAAGACCGCAATACGCCCGACCATCCAGCAGGGGGAACATGCCCGCTTTCTGACATCGATAGGATTTGGCGGCGACGTTGAAATAGCAACCGATATTGACTCAATTCCTGTTCTGCCGATACTCCGCGATGGCCGCCTTGTGTTGGAACAGAGCGTCTCCCTGCTCGACGCGGTATAA